A single genomic interval of Syntrophales bacterium harbors:
- the tatB gene encoding Sec-independent protein translocase protein TatB — protein sequence MFGIGMPELILIIIIALLVVGPRKLPDIARSLGKGLHEFRRAADDVKDTLKEALEVDEVKKDMDEIKNSLLYAEKENGKNHNKPPSSSEGKENPSRSFTPPTQ from the coding sequence ATGTTCGGCATCGGCATGCCAGAGTTGATACTGATCATCATCATCGCCCTCCTTGTGGTGGGACCCAGAAAGTTACCCGATATCGCCAGATCTCTGGGAAAAGGACTGCATGAATTTCGCAGGGCTGCTGACGATGTTAAAGACACTCTGAAAGAAGCACTTGAGGTGGATGAAGTCAAAAAAGATATGGACGAGATCAAGAACTCGCTACTTTATGCCGAAAAAGAAAACGGAAAAAATCATAATAAACCTCCTTCATCATCCGAGGGGAAAGAAAATCCTTCCCGGTCTTTTACTCCTCCCACGCAATGA
- the tatC gene encoding twin-arginine translocase subunit TatC, translating into MDKPKEEKLPLTAHLEELRKRLIFILIAVGVGFCACYAIKDWLFTVITRPLAMVLPQKSFMVFTGLPEAFFIYMKISFFASLVLTSPYTLYQIWKFISPGLHPGEKRYVFPFVISSSLLFIGGVLFGYFIVLPPAFKFFVSFSSDFLKPMLSLKEYLSLSLKFLLGFGLSFELPVFIFFMTKIGLVNVRMLSRGRRYAILIIFIIAAILTPSPDAITQTLMAVPLIFLYEFSIIVARFAQKKRPGTEETREVKEDLP; encoded by the coding sequence ATGGATAAACCTAAGGAAGAAAAATTACCCCTTACCGCCCATCTCGAAGAATTGAGAAAGAGGCTTATCTTTATTCTGATTGCGGTAGGCGTCGGGTTTTGTGCATGTTATGCCATCAAAGACTGGTTGTTTACAGTCATTACAAGACCACTGGCCATGGTTCTGCCGCAAAAAAGTTTCATGGTATTTACCGGCCTGCCCGAGGCGTTCTTCATCTATATGAAGATATCTTTCTTCGCCTCTCTCGTTCTGACAAGCCCATACACCTTATACCAGATATGGAAATTCATCTCCCCTGGCCTGCACCCTGGCGAGAAGAGATACGTGTTTCCCTTTGTAATCTCCTCTTCCCTGTTGTTTATCGGTGGTGTCCTCTTTGGCTATTTTATTGTTCTGCCCCCGGCCTTTAAATTTTTTGTGTCCTTTTCTTCCGATTTCCTCAAACCCATGCTGTCCCTGAAGGAGTACCTGTCATTATCTCTAAAATTCCTCCTCGGATTTGGTCTTTCCTTTGAGCTTCCCGTTTTCATCTTTTTCATGACAAAGATCGGCCTTGTAAATGTCAGAATGCTCTCCAGAGGGCGGCGATACGCCATCCTGATTATCTTTATTATTGCCGCCATTCTGACACCATCTCCTGATGCAATCACCCAGACTTTGATGGCTGTACCCTTGATATTCCTTTACGAGTTCAGTATAATCGTGGCAAGATTTGCACAGAAGAAGCGCCCTGGAACGGAAGAGACCAGGGAAGTCAAAGAAGATTTACCATGA
- a CDS encoding PBP1A family penicillin-binding protein, producing MTKQSSQNYKRKKRRNSHLGTIVLLTGLFTVLLALVGGGFLYYILLKDLPAIATLKDYRPSIATRVYADNNELIDEFYLEDRKVIRISELPRVVIQAFVAAEDARFYQHRGVDILSIMRAFFKNIEAGRIVQGGSTITQQVAKSLYLSPERNYLRKIKEAILAYRIDKYLSKDEILNLYLNHIYLGHGTYGIEAASQGYFGKSARYLTLPEAALLAGLPKAPGNYSPYANLDMARQRQLYVLKRMMEDGYITAQEKEEAIGAPVKLRSIKPKEKVAPYFIENVRRYILEKYGSDVLYREGLEVYTTLDIAMQKAARDAVERGLREIEERERYKRGLVQGALLFLDARTGAIRAMVGGRDFKRSEFNRATQARRQPGSAFKPFIYTAAFDKGMTPATKLIDSPVVFADATGKIWEPQNFDGEFWGATTLRTGLVHSRNIITIKLLQEIGVDYAAGYAANMGITSPLGRNLSLALGTSGVTLQEMVRGYGVLANKGKKCTPFFIKKIVDRTGHIFEENQIKTSQIQVIDPRIAFMTTYVMQDVVESGTGMRVKSIGRPVAGKTGTTDDTRDAWFIGFTPSLVTGVWVGFDQERPLGKQEVGGRAAAPIWLYFMEKVLKDTPVEVFPIPEGIVFVKVDSKTGLPARSSSQGTISECFLEGTTPDDATPASINEEQGRVF from the coding sequence ATGACAAAGCAATCCTCTCAAAACTACAAAAGAAAGAAACGAAGAAATTCTCACCTCGGAACAATAGTTCTGCTGACAGGTCTATTTACTGTCCTCCTGGCGCTGGTGGGGGGCGGTTTCCTGTACTATATCCTCCTCAAGGATCTGCCAGCCATCGCCACCCTTAAAGATTACCGCCCCAGTATCGCCACCCGGGTGTATGCCGACAATAATGAACTTATTGATGAGTTCTACCTGGAAGACAGAAAGGTCATCAGGATTTCTGAACTTCCCAGGGTGGTTATTCAGGCCTTTGTAGCGGCGGAAGATGCGAGATTCTACCAACATCGAGGTGTTGATATCCTGAGCATCATGAGGGCCTTCTTCAAAAATATTGAGGCGGGGCGCATTGTCCAGGGTGGCAGTACCATCACGCAACAGGTGGCCAAATCCCTCTATCTGTCCCCGGAAAGAAACTATCTGAGAAAAATCAAAGAGGCGATCTTAGCGTACAGGATTGACAAATACCTTTCCAAAGATGAGATCCTGAACCTCTATTTGAATCACATCTACCTCGGACACGGTACCTACGGCATAGAGGCGGCATCACAGGGCTATTTTGGCAAAAGCGCCAGGTATCTGACCCTGCCTGAAGCGGCTCTCTTAGCCGGTCTCCCCAAGGCGCCCGGCAACTATTCACCCTACGCAAATTTAGACATGGCCCGGCAGAGACAGCTCTATGTCCTCAAGAGGATGATGGAAGACGGCTACATTACTGCGCAGGAAAAGGAAGAAGCCATAGGCGCCCCTGTTAAGCTACGATCCATTAAACCAAAAGAGAAGGTCGCCCCCTATTTTATTGAAAATGTCCGCCGGTACATCCTTGAAAAGTATGGCAGCGATGTACTGTACAGGGAAGGACTCGAGGTCTACACAACCCTGGACATAGCCATGCAAAAGGCAGCTCGGGATGCCGTGGAAAGGGGACTCCGGGAAATAGAAGAACGGGAAAGATACAAAAGAGGGCTGGTTCAGGGGGCGCTCCTCTTTCTGGACGCAAGGACCGGCGCCATCAGGGCCATGGTCGGGGGGAGGGATTTTAAGAGAAGTGAATTCAACCGTGCCACCCAGGCGAGGAGGCAGCCCGGATCCGCCTTCAAACCGTTTATCTATACGGCGGCCTTTGACAAGGGAATGACACCGGCAACGAAACTCATAGATTCTCCCGTCGTATTTGCAGACGCCACAGGAAAGATCTGGGAACCACAAAATTTTGATGGAGAATTCTGGGGGGCCACTACCTTGAGGACTGGCCTCGTCCACTCGAGAAACATTATCACCATAAAGCTACTCCAGGAGATTGGCGTGGACTACGCCGCCGGGTATGCCGCCAATATGGGGATTACCTCTCCTCTGGGAAGAAACCTCTCCCTCGCGCTGGGAACATCGGGCGTCACTCTTCAGGAGATGGTCAGGGGATACGGTGTCCTTGCCAACAAGGGTAAAAAATGCACGCCATTTTTCATCAAAAAAATCGTTGACCGGACGGGTCATATCTTCGAAGAAAACCAGATAAAAACCAGCCAAATACAGGTCATTGACCCCCGCATCGCCTTCATGACGACCTACGTGATGCAGGATGTAGTGGAGAGCGGAACCGGTATGCGGGTAAAAAGCATCGGTAGACCTGTGGCCGGCAAGACCGGAACAACGGACGATACGAGAGATGCCTGGTTCATCGGCTTTACCCCGTCCCTGGTAACAGGGGTATGGGTAGGTTTTGATCAGGAAAGGCCTCTCGGTAAGCAGGAAGTGGGTGGCAGGGCGGCAGCGCCTATCTGGCTGTATTTCATGGAAAAGGTCCTCAAGGACACACCGGTGGAAGTCTTCCCCATCCCAGAGGGGATCGTCTTCGTCAAGGTAGATTCGAAAACAGGCCTGCCGGCCAGATCCTCATCCCAGGGGACTATCTCTGAATGCTTCCTTGAGGGCACCACCCCTGATGATGCTACACCTGCCAGCATCAACGAAGAGCAGGGTAGGGTTTTTTAA
- the thrC gene encoding threonine synthase — protein sequence MTAKIGYFSTNRNLDGIPGLAPFKEYVSFRDALLQGQAPDEGLFMPDPIPAVSPEEINALKGAPYTGVAMLVAATFLQDEVPYGILKRIVEDAYNFEVPLECVEEGKYIMRLDQGPTASFKDFAARMMARLMSHFRERGKRLNVLVATSGDTGSAVGEAFRDVEGVDVYILYPQGEISGRQKKQLDTIGGNVRAISIEGQFDDCQNLVKQAFSDPSLDNLNLTSANSINFGRILPQIIYYVYAYARLARQGEGLIFSVPSGNFGNALGCEYARRMGLPVAKLVMPTNENDEFPRFLETGIYEKISPSRACLSNAMNVGHPSNLARFFDLYGGTVDRNGAVHRYPDQKAMKRHIFSVSISDQETRETIRRVYQRYGVVLEPHGAVGWRGLEVYLERFGDFPLCVSLETAHPAKFPEEVETLLGITPELPQSIRDIDKRTGEPLALSRNYKLFKAFLQDTLKIRD from the coding sequence ATGACGGCAAAAATAGGTTATTTCAGTACAAACAGAAATCTGGACGGGATCCCGGGACTTGCTCCCTTTAAGGAATATGTTTCCTTCCGGGATGCCCTCCTTCAGGGTCAAGCCCCCGATGAGGGGCTTTTTATGCCTGATCCCATTCCCGCGGTATCTCCGGAAGAGATAAATGCCCTGAAAGGGGCGCCCTATACTGGAGTGGCGATGCTCGTGGCGGCGACCTTTCTGCAGGATGAAGTCCCTTACGGTATCCTGAAGAGGATCGTGGAGGATGCATATAATTTTGAGGTCCCCCTCGAATGTGTTGAAGAGGGGAAGTATATCATGAGGCTCGATCAGGGGCCGACAGCCTCCTTCAAGGACTTTGCCGCCCGCATGATGGCCCGTTTGATGAGCCATTTTCGTGAGCGGGGGAAACGGCTCAATGTCCTCGTGGCGACCTCCGGTGATACGGGAAGCGCCGTGGGAGAAGCATTTCGTGATGTCGAAGGGGTGGATGTCTATATACTCTATCCCCAGGGGGAGATAAGCGGAAGACAGAAGAAGCAGTTAGATACCATCGGCGGTAATGTCAGGGCGATTTCCATAGAGGGCCAGTTCGATGACTGCCAGAATCTCGTCAAGCAAGCATTTTCCGACCCATCTCTCGATAATCTGAACCTGACCTCGGCAAATTCCATCAATTTCGGCAGGATACTTCCCCAGATAATCTACTACGTCTATGCCTATGCCCGGCTTGCACGCCAGGGGGAGGGGCTAATATTTTCCGTTCCCTCCGGCAACTTTGGCAATGCCTTGGGGTGTGAATATGCCCGAAGGATGGGGCTTCCCGTCGCAAAGCTCGTCATGCCGACCAATGAAAACGATGAATTCCCCAGGTTCCTCGAGACAGGCATCTATGAAAAAATTTCTCCTTCCCGGGCGTGTCTCTCCAATGCCATGAATGTGGGTCATCCGAGCAACCTGGCCAGGTTCTTCGATTTGTACGGGGGGACGGTTGACCGGAACGGCGCCGTGCACCGCTATCCCGACCAGAAGGCCATGAAGAGGCACATCTTTTCTGTCAGTATCTCCGATCAGGAAACGAGGGAGACGATAAGAAGGGTTTATCAGCGCTATGGGGTTGTCCTGGAGCCGCACGGTGCGGTAGGTTGGAGGGGACTTGAGGTATATCTTGAACGGTTCGGTGATTTTCCCCTCTGTGTATCTCTCGAGACGGCTCATCCGGCCAAGTTTCCTGAAGAGGTCGAGACCCTCCTCGGTATCACCCCGGAACTACCACAGAGTATAAGAGATATTGATAAAAGAACGGGGGAACCCTTGGCGCTGTCCCGTAACTATAAATTATTCAAGGCATTTCTCCAGGATACCCTGAAGATCAGAGATTAG